In Micromonospora purpureochromogenes, a single window of DNA contains:
- the lexA gene encoding transcriptional repressor LexA — protein sequence MTEDRASRPKNPQQIAEAGPPAIRRPRPARSRTGQPGVRPVTPVVSSFPDPATVDLTARQRRILEFIRSWVERQGYPPSVREIGEAVGLVSPSSVAYQLKELEKKGFLRRDPNRPRAVDVRAPSDAVDDELSRSQRPTPAYVPMLGRIAAGGPILAEQAVEDIFPLPRELVGEGEVFMLQVKGDSMLDAAICDGDWVVVRQQPTADSGEIVAAMLDGEATVKTYRRRDGHVWLMPQNPAFDPIPGDDATIMGRVVAVLRRI from the coding sequence GTGACCGAGGACCGGGCCAGCCGGCCGAAGAACCCGCAGCAGATCGCCGAGGCGGGTCCGCCGGCCATTCGGCGCCCCCGCCCCGCCCGCAGTCGGACGGGGCAGCCGGGCGTGCGCCCGGTCACCCCGGTGGTCAGCAGCTTCCCCGACCCGGCCACGGTCGACCTCACCGCCCGGCAGCGCCGGATCCTGGAGTTCATCCGCAGCTGGGTCGAGCGGCAGGGCTACCCGCCGAGCGTGCGCGAGATCGGCGAGGCGGTCGGCCTGGTCTCCCCGTCGAGCGTCGCCTACCAGCTCAAGGAGCTGGAGAAGAAGGGCTTCCTGCGCCGCGACCCCAACCGGCCGCGCGCGGTGGACGTCCGGGCCCCCAGCGACGCTGTCGACGACGAGCTGAGCCGCTCCCAGCGGCCCACCCCGGCGTACGTGCCGATGCTGGGCCGGATCGCCGCCGGTGGGCCCATCCTGGCCGAGCAGGCGGTGGAGGACATCTTCCCCCTCCCCCGCGAGCTGGTCGGCGAGGGCGAGGTCTTCATGCTCCAGGTCAAGGGCGACTCGATGCTCGACGCGGCGATCTGCGACGGCGACTGGGTGGTGGTCCGGCAGCAGCCGACCGCCGACTCCGGTGAGATCGTGGCCGCCATGCTCGACGGCGAGGCGACCGTCAAGACCTACCGGCGGCGGGACGGGCACGTCTGGCTGATGCCGCAGAACCCGGCCTTCGATCCGATCCCCGGCGACGACGCCACCATCATGGGCCGGGTCGTCGCGGTGCTGCGCCGGATCTGA
- the hflX gene encoding GTPase HflX has protein sequence MRNQESFVPFEDEELDVTTGEMELSERQSLRRVPGLSTELTDITEVEYRQLRLERVVLVGVWTEGTQNDAENSLTELAALAETAGSQVLEGLIQRRNRPDPATYIGRGKVDDLGAVVLSTGADTVICDGELSPSQLRNLEQRTKVKVVDRTALILDIFAQHAKSKEGKAQVELAQLEYLLPRLRGWGETLSRQTGGSGRGGGAGGGVGLRGPGETKLETDRRRIRTRISRLRREIKGMKTVRQTKRARRSRNAVPAVAIAGYTNAGKSSLLNRLTGAGVLVENALFATLDPTTRKATTSDGRLYTLSDTVGFVRHLPHQIVEAFRSTLEEVAEADLVVHVVDGAHPDPEEQVRAVREVLSEVGADRLPELLVVNKTDAADEDTLLRLKRRWPDAIFVSAHSGRGIDGLRQAVEERLPRPAVEIRAVLPYDRGDLVARVHRQGEVLSTSHLPEGTLLHVRVGTALAAELAPYTAVEAVAGAR, from the coding sequence TTGCGGAACCAGGAGAGCTTCGTGCCCTTCGAGGACGAGGAGCTCGATGTCACCACCGGCGAGATGGAACTGTCGGAGCGTCAGTCGCTGCGGCGCGTCCCCGGCCTCAGCACCGAACTCACCGACATCACCGAGGTCGAGTACCGGCAGCTGCGCCTGGAGCGGGTGGTCCTGGTGGGCGTCTGGACCGAGGGCACGCAGAACGACGCCGAGAACTCGCTGACCGAGCTGGCGGCGCTGGCCGAGACGGCCGGCTCGCAGGTGCTCGAAGGGCTGATCCAGCGGCGCAACCGCCCGGACCCGGCGACGTACATCGGCCGGGGCAAGGTCGACGACCTCGGCGCGGTGGTCCTCTCCACCGGCGCCGACACCGTCATCTGCGACGGTGAGCTGTCCCCGTCCCAGCTGCGCAACCTGGAGCAGCGCACCAAGGTCAAGGTCGTCGACCGGACCGCGCTGATCCTCGACATCTTCGCCCAGCACGCCAAGAGCAAGGAGGGCAAGGCGCAGGTCGAGCTGGCCCAGCTCGAATACCTGCTGCCGCGCCTGCGCGGTTGGGGTGAGACGCTGTCCCGGCAGACCGGTGGTTCCGGTCGCGGCGGCGGCGCCGGTGGCGGCGTGGGTCTGCGTGGTCCCGGTGAGACCAAGCTGGAGACCGACCGGCGCCGGATCCGCACCCGCATCTCCCGGCTGCGCCGCGAGATCAAGGGCATGAAGACGGTACGCCAGACCAAGCGCGCCCGGCGCTCCCGTAACGCCGTGCCCGCGGTCGCCATCGCCGGCTACACCAACGCCGGCAAGTCGAGCCTGCTCAACCGGCTGACCGGCGCGGGCGTGCTGGTCGAGAACGCGCTCTTCGCCACCCTCGACCCGACCACCCGCAAGGCGACCACCTCCGACGGCCGGCTCTACACCCTCTCCGACACGGTCGGCTTCGTCCGGCACCTGCCGCACCAGATCGTCGAGGCGTTCCGCTCGACCCTGGAGGAGGTCGCCGAGGCGGACCTGGTGGTGCACGTCGTCGACGGCGCCCACCCGGACCCGGAGGAGCAGGTCCGCGCGGTCCGCGAGGTGCTCTCCGAGGTCGGCGCCGACCGGCTGCCCGAGCTGCTGGTGGTGAACAAGACCGACGCGGCCGACGAGGACACCCTGCTGCGGCTCAAGCGGCGCTGGCCGGACGCGATCTTCGTCTCCGCGCACAGCGGGCGTGGCATCGACGGGCTGCGACAGGCCGTCGAGGAGCGGCTGCCCCGCCCGGCGGTGGAGATCCGCGCGGTGCTCCCGTACGACCGGGGTGACCTGGTGGCCCGGGTACACCGGCAGGGCGAGGTGCTGAGCACCTCCCACCTGCCCGAGGGCACCCTGCTGCACGTGCGCGTCGGTACGGCGCTCGCCGCCGAGCTGGCGCCGTACACCGCGGTGGAGGCGGTCGCCGGGGCGCGGTAG
- a CDS encoding NAD-dependent malic enzyme yields MAITRLPSAGFSITIRIAVPADASSIGRLTTAVGEAGAIVTALDVVDSDPTSVIVDLTCDTADASHADQVVDALTALDGVDVRKVSDRTFLLHLGGKIEVTPKVALRTRDELSRAYTPGVARVCMAIAENPADARRLTIKRNTVAVVSDGSAVLGLGNLGPAASLPVMEGKAALFKRFGGVDAWPVVLDTQDTDEIVQIVKAIAPAYGGINLEDIAAPRCFEIEARLREALDIPVFHDDQHGTAICVLAALTNALRVVGKQLSDVRVVVSGAGAAGTAIMKLLLRQGVGDIIAYDRQGALHRGLTGLNPAWQWLAENTNKDNYAGDLPGAVRGADVFIGVSAPNLLTGDDIATMAKGAIVFALANPDPEVDPREARKHAAVVATGRSDQPNQINNVLAFPGVFRGMLDAHAEEFTEEMALAAARAIADVVGEEKINPTVIVPSVFDSRVAPAVAAAVRAAAQNPAATAPRPAADSGPADLPEIAANASATP; encoded by the coding sequence GTGGCAATCACCCGACTACCGAGTGCCGGATTCTCGATCACGATCCGGATCGCGGTGCCCGCGGACGCCTCCTCGATCGGCCGGCTGACCACCGCGGTCGGCGAGGCCGGCGCGATCGTCACCGCCCTCGACGTGGTCGACTCCGACCCGACCAGCGTCATCGTCGACCTCACCTGCGACACCGCCGACGCCAGCCACGCCGACCAGGTGGTCGACGCGCTGACCGCGCTGGACGGCGTGGACGTGCGCAAGGTCTCCGACCGGACGTTCCTGCTGCACCTCGGCGGCAAGATCGAGGTCACCCCGAAGGTGGCGCTGCGCACCCGGGACGAGTTGTCCCGCGCGTACACCCCGGGGGTGGCCCGGGTCTGCATGGCGATCGCCGAGAACCCGGCGGACGCCCGCCGGCTGACCATCAAGCGCAACACCGTCGCGGTGGTCAGCGACGGCTCGGCCGTGCTGGGCCTGGGCAACCTCGGGCCGGCCGCGTCGCTGCCGGTGATGGAGGGCAAGGCGGCGCTGTTCAAGCGCTTCGGCGGGGTGGACGCCTGGCCGGTGGTGCTGGACACCCAGGACACCGACGAGATCGTGCAGATCGTCAAGGCGATCGCCCCCGCGTACGGCGGGATCAACCTGGAGGACATCGCCGCGCCGCGCTGCTTCGAGATCGAGGCCCGGCTGCGCGAGGCGCTGGACATCCCGGTCTTCCACGACGACCAGCACGGCACCGCGATCTGCGTGCTGGCCGCGCTGACCAACGCCCTGCGCGTGGTGGGCAAGCAGCTCTCGGACGTCCGGGTGGTCGTCTCCGGCGCCGGCGCGGCCGGCACCGCGATCATGAAGCTGCTGCTGCGTCAGGGCGTGGGCGACATCATCGCGTACGACCGGCAGGGCGCCCTGCACCGCGGCCTGACCGGGCTCAACCCGGCCTGGCAGTGGCTGGCGGAGAACACCAACAAGGACAACTACGCCGGCGACCTGCCCGGGGCGGTCCGCGGCGCGGACGTCTTCATCGGGGTGAGCGCGCCGAACCTGCTGACCGGCGACGACATCGCCACCATGGCGAAGGGCGCGATCGTCTTCGCGCTGGCCAACCCGGACCCGGAGGTCGACCCCCGGGAGGCGCGCAAGCACGCCGCGGTCGTCGCCACCGGCCGTTCGGACCAGCCGAACCAGATCAACAACGTGCTCGCCTTCCCCGGTGTGTTCCGGGGCATGCTCGACGCGCACGCCGAGGAGTTCACCGAGGAGATGGCGCTCGCGGCGGCCCGGGCCATCGCGGACGTGGTCGGCGAGGAAAAGATCAACCCGACGGTGATCGTGCCGAGCGTCTTCGACTCCCGGGTCGCCCCGGCCGTCGCCGCCGCCGTCCGGGCCGCCGCCCAGAACCCGGCCGCCACCGCGCCGCGACCGGCCGCCGACTCCGGCCCGGCCGACCTCCCCGAGATCGCCGCCAACGCCTCCGCGACCCCCTGA
- the dapF gene encoding diaminopimelate epimerase, producing MEFTKGHGTGNDFVILPDPDGALDLTPGLVAAICDRRRGVGGDGVLRVVRAAKHPEGAALAAEAEWFMDYWNSDGSFAEMCGNGARVFVRYLLENGLATPAGAALPVATRAGVVRARIEADAIAVEMRRPRVYDASAATLGGLTLPGAAVDVGNPHLVCALPAGLELGSLDLTHAPEYDAAVFPAGVNVEFIASGEPVAGTDGHVLMRVYERGSAETLSCGTGACAVAAVALRDAARDTGTVAVDVPGGRLTITVTDDSCWLAGPAVLVATGTITPATLLP from the coding sequence GTGGAGTTCACCAAGGGCCACGGCACCGGCAACGACTTCGTCATCCTGCCCGACCCGGACGGGGCGCTCGACCTGACGCCCGGGCTGGTCGCCGCGATCTGCGACCGGCGGCGCGGCGTCGGTGGCGACGGCGTGCTGCGGGTGGTCCGGGCGGCGAAGCACCCGGAGGGCGCCGCCCTGGCGGCCGAGGCCGAGTGGTTCATGGACTACTGGAACTCCGACGGGTCGTTCGCGGAGATGTGCGGCAACGGCGCCCGGGTCTTCGTCCGCTACCTGCTGGAGAACGGGCTGGCCACCCCCGCCGGCGCGGCGCTGCCGGTGGCCACCCGGGCCGGCGTCGTGCGCGCCCGCATCGAGGCCGACGCCATCGCCGTCGAGATGCGCCGCCCCCGGGTGTACGACGCCTCGGCCGCCACCCTGGGCGGGCTGACCCTGCCCGGCGCGGCGGTGGACGTCGGCAACCCGCACCTGGTCTGCGCGCTGCCGGCCGGGCTGGAGCTGGGCTCCCTCGATCTCACCCACGCGCCCGAGTACGACGCCGCGGTCTTCCCGGCCGGGGTCAACGTCGAGTTCATCGCGTCGGGGGAGCCGGTCGCCGGCACCGACGGGCACGTGCTGATGCGGGTCTACGAGCGGGGCTCGGCCGAGACGCTCTCCTGCGGCACCGGCGCCTGCGCGGTGGCCGCGGTGGCCCTGCGCGACGCCGCCCGGGACACCGGCACGGTCGCGGTCGACGTCCCCGGCGGCCGTCTGACGATCACCGTCACCGACGACTCCTGCTGGCTGGCCGGCCCGGCCGTCCTGGTGGCCACCGGCACCATCACCCCGGCCACCCTGCTCCCCTGA
- the miaA gene encoding tRNA (adenosine(37)-N6)-dimethylallyltransferase MiaA yields the protein MAGAGRRGPRGRRRLAGRVAPLLGALRGCLRRGVLGAGVTGTVVAVVGPTAAGKSALSIALAHALDGEVVNADSMQLYRGMDIATAKLTPAEREGVPHHLLDIWDVTEPASVAEYQRLARAAVDDILARGRVPLLVGGSGLYVRAVLEQFEFPGTDPAVRQRLEAELAAVGPAPLHARLAEADPAAAAGILPGNGRRIVRALEVIELTGAPFTASLPEPTPYYPSVQLGVDLDTALLDERIALRVDRMWADGLVAETRELVGQGLPEGRTASRALGYQQVLRFLAGELTETEAHDETIRATRRFVRRQRSWFRRDPRIHWLDSASPAFVDTALRMVADHRG from the coding sequence CTGGCAGGTGCTGGCCGGCGCGGTCCGCGCGGCCGGCGGCGACTGGCGGGGCGAGTTGCGCCACTACTCGGCGCCCTACGGGGTTGCCTACGTCGTGGCGTCCTGGGAGCCGGCGTGACCGGCACGGTGGTGGCGGTGGTCGGTCCGACCGCCGCCGGCAAGTCCGCGCTGAGCATCGCCCTGGCGCACGCGCTCGACGGTGAGGTGGTCAACGCCGACTCGATGCAGCTCTACCGGGGCATGGACATCGCCACGGCCAAGCTGACCCCGGCCGAGCGGGAGGGCGTGCCGCACCACCTGCTGGACATCTGGGACGTCACCGAGCCGGCCAGCGTCGCGGAGTACCAGCGGCTGGCCCGCGCGGCGGTCGACGACATCCTGGCCCGGGGCCGGGTGCCGCTGCTGGTCGGCGGCTCCGGGCTGTACGTGCGGGCGGTGCTGGAGCAGTTCGAGTTCCCCGGCACCGACCCGGCGGTGCGGCAGCGGCTGGAGGCCGAGCTGGCGGCGGTGGGACCGGCCCCGCTGCACGCCCGGCTGGCCGAGGCCGACCCGGCCGCCGCGGCCGGCATCCTGCCCGGCAACGGCCGGCGGATCGTCCGGGCCCTGGAGGTGATCGAGCTGACCGGGGCGCCGTTCACCGCCTCGCTGCCCGAACCGACCCCGTACTACCCGTCGGTGCAGCTCGGCGTCGACCTGGACACCGCGCTGCTGGACGAGCGGATCGCGCTGCGAGTGGACCGGATGTGGGCCGACGGGCTGGTCGCCGAGACCCGTGAACTGGTCGGCCAGGGCCTGCCCGAGGGGCGCACGGCCAGCCGCGCGCTCGGCTACCAGCAGGTGCTGCGCTTTTTAGCTGGGGAGCTGACCGAGACCGAGGCGCACGACGAGACGATCCGGGCCACCCGGCGCTTCGTGCGCCGGCAGCGCTCCTGGTTCCGCCGCGACCCGCGGATCCACTGGCTCGACTCGGCCTCGCCGGCGTTTGTCGACACTGCGCTGCGGATGGTCGCCGACCATCGGGGATGA
- a CDS encoding class III extradiol ring-cleavage dioxygenase family protein, whose protein sequence is MTGSARGRTGASGYREPVPLVAAAVCPHPPLIVPELAGAAAAELDDLRAACDAAVTGLLAAAPDVVLLVGAGPETTTFDTADFGSLRAYGLDRSVPLWKTNCAGGERLPLSLTVGAWLIGRSGTPLPRLARSVATDASPATCAELGAALVGEPDRRIALLVLGDGSACRGRQAPGYDDPRAEAYDDGVARALADADADALLGLDPVLSAQLRVAGRAPWQVLAGAVRAAGGDWRGELRHYSAPYGVAYVVASWEPA, encoded by the coding sequence ATGACCGGATCGGCGCGGGGACGCACCGGCGCGTCCGGCTACCGTGAACCCGTGCCTCTGGTCGCCGCCGCCGTCTGCCCCCACCCGCCCCTGATCGTGCCCGAGCTGGCCGGCGCCGCCGCCGCTGAGCTGGACGACCTCCGCGCCGCCTGTGACGCCGCCGTCACCGGACTGCTCGCCGCCGCGCCGGACGTGGTCCTGCTGGTCGGCGCCGGGCCGGAGACCACCACGTTCGACACGGCGGACTTCGGCTCGCTGCGGGCGTACGGGCTGGACCGTTCCGTCCCGCTCTGGAAGACCAACTGCGCCGGCGGCGAGCGGCTGCCGCTGAGCCTGACGGTCGGTGCCTGGCTGATCGGCCGGTCGGGAACCCCGCTGCCCCGGCTGGCCCGGTCGGTGGCCACCGACGCCTCGCCGGCGACCTGCGCCGAGCTGGGGGCGGCACTGGTCGGCGAGCCCGATCGCCGGATCGCGCTGCTGGTGCTCGGGGACGGGTCGGCGTGCCGGGGCCGGCAGGCGCCCGGCTACGACGACCCGCGCGCCGAGGCGTACGACGACGGGGTCGCCCGAGCCCTGGCCGACGCGGACGCCGACGCCCTGCTCGGCCTGGATCCGGTGCTGTCGGCGCAGCTGCGGGTGGCCGGGCGGGCGCCCTGGCAGGTGCTGGCCGGCGCGGTCCGCGCGGCCGGCGGCGACTGGCGGGGCGAGTTGCGCCACTACTCGGCGCCCTACGGGGTTGCCTACGTCGTGGCGTCCTGGGAGCCGGCGTGA
- the recA gene encoding recombinase RecA, whose protein sequence is MAAGPDREKALDLALAQIDKQFGKGSVMRLGERPVIQTSVIPTGSIALDVALGVGGLPRGRVVEIYGPESSGKTTVALHAVANAQRAGGIAAFIDAEHALDPDYAKALGVDTDALLVSQPDTGEQALEITDMLVRSGAIDIVVIDSVAALVPRAEIEGEMGDSHVGLQARLMSQALRKITGVLNNTGTTAIFINQLREKIGVMFGSPETTTGGRALKFYASVRLDVRRIESLKDGTDVVGNRTRVKVVKNKVAAPFKQAEFDIMYGKGISREGSLIDVGVEQAIIRKSGAWYTYDGDQLGQGKEKAREFLKENPDVAAEIEKKILEKLGVGVGAGDAAGGPELPPVDF, encoded by the coding sequence ATGGCCGCAGGGCCCGACCGGGAGAAGGCACTCGACCTTGCTCTCGCTCAGATCGACAAGCAGTTCGGCAAGGGTTCGGTGATGCGGCTGGGGGAGCGGCCGGTCATCCAGACCTCGGTGATCCCCACCGGCTCGATCGCGCTCGACGTGGCGCTCGGCGTGGGCGGTCTGCCCCGCGGCCGGGTCGTCGAGATCTACGGCCCGGAGTCCAGCGGTAAGACCACGGTCGCCCTGCACGCGGTGGCCAACGCCCAGCGGGCCGGCGGCATCGCCGCCTTCATCGACGCCGAGCACGCGCTCGACCCGGATTACGCGAAGGCCCTCGGCGTCGACACCGACGCCCTGCTGGTCTCCCAGCCGGACACCGGCGAGCAGGCGCTGGAGATCACCGACATGCTGGTCCGCTCCGGCGCGATCGACATCGTCGTGATCGACTCGGTGGCGGCCCTGGTGCCGCGCGCCGAGATCGAGGGCGAGATGGGCGACAGCCACGTGGGTCTGCAGGCCCGGCTGATGAGCCAGGCGCTGCGGAAGATCACCGGTGTGCTCAACAACACCGGCACCACGGCGATCTTCATCAACCAGCTCCGCGAGAAGATCGGCGTGATGTTCGGCAGCCCGGAGACCACCACCGGTGGTCGGGCGTTGAAGTTCTACGCTTCGGTCCGGCTCGACGTGCGCCGCATCGAGAGCCTCAAGGACGGCACCGACGTGGTCGGTAACCGCACCCGGGTCAAGGTCGTGAAGAACAAGGTCGCCGCGCCGTTCAAGCAGGCCGAGTTCGACATCATGTACGGCAAGGGCATCTCCCGCGAGGGCTCGCTGATCGACGTCGGTGTCGAGCAGGCGATCATCCGCAAGTCCGGCGCCTGGTACACCTACGACGGTGACCAGCTCGGCCAGGGCAAGGAGAAGGCCCGGGAGTTCCTCAAGGAGAACCCGGACGTGGCCGCCGAGATCGAGAAGAAGATCCTGGAGAAGCTCGGCGTCGGGGTCGGCGCGGGCGACGCCGCCGGTGGCCCGGAGCTGCCGCCGGTCGACTTCTGA
- a CDS encoding DUF3046 domain-containing protein has protein sequence MRLTDFWARLDEAFGPGYAASIARDQVLSQLGGRTIEQALASGEQTHVVWRAVVAAYPDRVPARLR, from the coding sequence GTGCGGCTGACCGACTTCTGGGCCCGGCTGGACGAGGCCTTCGGGCCGGGCTACGCGGCCAGCATCGCCCGCGACCAGGTGTTGTCCCAGCTGGGCGGGCGGACCATCGAGCAGGCGCTCGCCTCGGGTGAGCAGACCCACGTGGTGTGGCGGGCCGTCGTCGCCGCCTATCCCGACCGGGTGCCCGCCCGGCTGCGCTGA
- a CDS encoding MFS transporter, with protein sequence MATDLTAPARTRPDVAPIQRRTLRLLFTTQIIGGIGVTIGISVGALLAARVAGTAVAGLAQSAAVVGGALLAVPVTRIMNGHGRRPGLAVAYLSGAVGAVLVVLATVTRSVPLLFLGMLFFGGGTAANLQARYAAVDLAEPARRGRQLSLIVWATTIGAVAAPNFAALADRTTSGWGLPPLAGPFAFSAAAFVLAAVVLLVLLRPDPLLTARRLAAADAPVAAAVADVTPPAEAVAAPARTARRGAGMRAAWQVVRGRPAARLGIAAVAVGHVVMVAVMSMTPVRLGESHGDADVLRVVGIVLSLHIAGMYALSPLVGWLTDRLGRRAVVLGGVGLLLAACAVAGTAGHHTPRLSLGLALLGLGWSGTMVAGSTLLSESVPAAIRPSVQGLSDLTMGLAGAGAAALSGFVMRAAGYPVLTLLAAIAVVPLVALALRPVPVGAPDEED encoded by the coding sequence ATGGCCACCGACCTGACCGCGCCGGCCCGTACCCGGCCGGACGTCGCGCCCATCCAGCGACGGACCCTGCGCCTGCTGTTCACCACCCAGATCATCGGCGGGATCGGCGTCACCATCGGCATCTCGGTGGGGGCGCTGCTCGCCGCCCGGGTCGCCGGCACCGCCGTCGCCGGCCTGGCGCAGAGCGCCGCCGTGGTCGGCGGGGCGCTGCTCGCCGTCCCGGTCACCCGGATCATGAACGGGCACGGCCGGCGACCCGGACTGGCCGTCGCCTACCTGTCCGGCGCCGTCGGCGCCGTGCTGGTGGTGCTCGCCACGGTCACCCGCTCCGTACCGCTGCTCTTCCTCGGCATGCTGTTCTTCGGTGGCGGCACCGCGGCGAACCTCCAGGCCCGCTACGCCGCGGTGGACCTCGCCGAGCCGGCCCGCCGGGGCCGCCAGCTGTCGCTGATCGTCTGGGCCACCACCATCGGCGCGGTGGCCGCGCCGAACTTCGCCGCGCTCGCCGATCGCACCACCAGCGGGTGGGGACTGCCACCGCTGGCCGGTCCGTTCGCGTTCAGCGCCGCCGCGTTCGTGCTCGCCGCCGTCGTACTCCTGGTGCTGCTGCGGCCCGACCCGCTGCTCACCGCGCGCCGGCTGGCGGCGGCCGACGCCCCGGTCGCGGCCGCCGTCGCGGACGTCACCCCGCCGGCCGAGGCCGTCGCCGCGCCGGCGCGGACCGCCCGGCGCGGTGCGGGGATGCGCGCGGCCTGGCAGGTGGTACGCGGCCGCCCGGCGGCCCGGCTCGGCATCGCGGCGGTGGCGGTCGGCCACGTGGTGATGGTCGCGGTGATGTCGATGACGCCGGTACGCCTCGGCGAGTCGCACGGCGACGCCGACGTGCTGCGGGTGGTCGGCATCGTGCTGAGCCTGCACATCGCCGGCATGTACGCGCTCAGCCCGCTGGTGGGCTGGCTCACCGACCGGCTGGGGCGGCGCGCGGTCGTCCTCGGCGGCGTCGGGCTGCTGCTGGCCGCGTGCGCGGTCGCCGGCACCGCCGGGCACCACACGCCCCGGCTCTCGCTCGGCCTGGCGCTGCTCGGGCTGGGCTGGTCCGGCACCATGGTGGCCGGCTCCACCCTGCTGTCGGAGTCGGTGCCGGCGGCGATCCGGCCGAGCGTGCAGGGTCTCTCCGACCTGACGATGGGGCTGGCCGGCGCCGGTGCCGCCGCCCTGAGCGGGTTTGTCATGCGGGCGGCGGGTTATCCGGTGCTGACCCTGCTGGCGGCGATCGCGGTGGTGCCCCTGGTGGCGCTAGCGTTGCGTCCGGTGCCGGTGGGGGCACCGGACGAGGAGGACTGA
- a CDS encoding acyl-CoA dehydrogenase family protein, giving the protein MQQHLYEPVHEEFRDLCREFLAREAVPHHPRWEADGIVDREVWRKAGAAGLLGMDVDTDHGGGGQRDFRFNAVLDEEIVASGCSGLGFGLHNDVVAPYLTELTTDEQRKRWLPGFCSGDLVTAIAMSEPGAGSDLAGIRTNAVRDGDGWVLNGQKTFITNGEMADLVIVVVRTAPDQGAHGVSLVAVETGTPGFTRGRRLAKVGLKANDTAELFFDDCRVPAENLIGTENHGFYHLMANLPRERLSIAVAAVAAAEKLLAVTLDYARSREAFGRPIGRFQHNRFLLAELDTEVTIARTFVNHCVAEFNAGRLSVTDAAKAKWWTTELQNKVADRCVQLHGGYGFMLEYPVAKAWLDGRVQTIYGGTTEIMKEIIGRGLGL; this is encoded by the coding sequence ATGCAGCAGCATCTCTATGAACCCGTCCACGAGGAGTTCCGCGACCTGTGCCGGGAGTTCCTGGCCCGCGAGGCGGTGCCGCACCACCCCCGGTGGGAGGCCGACGGCATCGTCGACCGCGAGGTGTGGCGCAAGGCCGGTGCGGCCGGACTGCTCGGCATGGACGTCGACACCGACCACGGCGGCGGCGGGCAGCGCGACTTCCGGTTCAACGCGGTGCTGGACGAGGAGATCGTCGCGTCGGGCTGCTCGGGGCTCGGCTTCGGTCTGCACAACGACGTGGTGGCGCCGTACCTGACCGAGCTGACCACCGACGAGCAGCGCAAGCGCTGGCTGCCCGGGTTCTGCTCCGGCGACCTGGTCACCGCCATCGCGATGAGCGAGCCGGGCGCGGGCAGCGACCTGGCGGGGATCCGCACCAACGCGGTCCGCGACGGCGACGGGTGGGTGCTCAACGGCCAGAAGACGTTCATCACCAACGGCGAGATGGCCGACCTGGTGATCGTGGTGGTGCGTACCGCGCCGGACCAGGGCGCGCACGGGGTCAGCCTGGTCGCGGTGGAGACCGGTACCCCCGGCTTCACCCGGGGCCGGCGGCTGGCGAAGGTGGGCCTGAAGGCCAACGACACCGCCGAGCTCTTCTTCGACGACTGCCGGGTGCCGGCGGAGAACCTGATCGGCACCGAGAACCACGGCTTCTACCACCTGATGGCCAACCTGCCCCGGGAGCGGCTCAGCATCGCCGTCGCGGCGGTGGCGGCGGCGGAGAAGCTGCTCGCGGTGACCCTCGACTACGCCCGCTCGCGGGAGGCGTTCGGCCGGCCGATCGGCAGGTTCCAGCACAACCGGTTCCTGCTGGCGGAGCTGGACACCGAGGTCACCATCGCGCGCACCTTCGTCAACCACTGCGTGGCCGAGTTCAACGCCGGCCGGCTCTCGGTCACCGACGCCGCGAAGGCCAAGTGGTGGACCACCGAGCTGCAGAACAAGGTCGCCGACCGCTGCGTGCAGCTGCACGGCGGCTACGGGTTCATGCTGGAGTACCCGGTGGCGAAGGCCTGGCTGGACGGGCGGGTGCAGACCATCTACGGCGGCACCACGGAGATCATGAAGGAGATCATCGGGCGCGGGCTCGGCCTGTAG